A window from Trinickia violacea encodes these proteins:
- a CDS encoding amidase, producing MHTIRQSGEALATRTVSAGALLDASLAAIDADLARGGSTYTQVDRSAAREAAASSDAFRDRGYVPSALAGVPVSVKDLFDVKGQVTRAGSRILRDAAPAVRDAAAVARLREAGAVFAGRTNMSEFAFSGLGVNPHFGTPLNPVDPTRLAGGSSSGAATSVALGHAAAALGTDTGGSVRIPAAFCGLVGFKPTARRVPLDGIVPLSASFDSIGPIARSVDCCVLVDAIVSGQSLDTAPRALAGLRFGITSDYVSDDLDGTVSTAFNRTIDRLRRAGASVERFAFPELHEVAGRHPLAGITAAQAWAWHREHVARDADAYDPRVLKRLRVGEGRSAADYIDLLAARERFVRDARARLARFDAWLMPTVAIVPPALADVEHDEAFFATNAKVLRNPSVVNFMDGCALTLPCHHEDELPVGLSICGPALADASILAIARSVEALLRTGAPVVPVVPA from the coding sequence ATGCACACGATCCGTCAATCAGGTGAGGCGCTTGCAACCCGGACCGTATCGGCGGGGGCGTTGCTCGACGCGAGCCTCGCCGCCATCGATGCCGATCTTGCGCGAGGGGGATCGACCTATACGCAGGTCGACCGGTCGGCGGCGCGCGAGGCGGCCGCGAGCAGCGACGCCTTCCGCGATCGCGGTTATGTGCCGTCCGCGCTGGCAGGCGTGCCGGTTTCCGTGAAAGATCTGTTCGACGTCAAAGGCCAGGTGACGAGAGCGGGATCGCGCATCTTGCGCGATGCCGCGCCCGCTGTTCGCGATGCGGCTGCCGTCGCGCGGCTGCGTGAGGCGGGGGCCGTGTTCGCCGGCCGCACGAACATGAGCGAGTTCGCGTTCTCGGGCCTGGGGGTGAATCCGCATTTCGGAACACCGCTGAATCCTGTCGACCCGACTCGTCTGGCGGGCGGTTCGAGCTCGGGAGCGGCGACGTCCGTCGCGCTCGGGCACGCGGCCGCCGCGCTCGGCACCGACACCGGAGGTTCGGTCCGCATTCCCGCCGCATTCTGCGGGCTGGTCGGCTTCAAGCCGACCGCGCGGCGCGTGCCGCTCGACGGCATCGTGCCGCTGTCGGCGTCTTTCGATTCGATCGGGCCCATCGCGCGTAGCGTCGACTGTTGCGTGCTCGTCGATGCCATCGTCTCGGGGCAGTCGCTCGATACGGCGCCGCGCGCGTTGGCGGGACTGCGGTTCGGCATCACGTCGGACTATGTCTCTGACGACCTCGACGGCACCGTGAGCACGGCGTTCAATCGCACGATCGACAGGCTGAGGCGCGCGGGCGCGTCGGTCGAGCGCTTCGCCTTCCCGGAGCTGCATGAGGTGGCCGGCCGTCATCCGCTCGCCGGCATCACAGCCGCGCAGGCGTGGGCCTGGCATCGCGAGCACGTCGCGCGCGACGCCGATGCCTACGACCCGCGCGTGCTCAAGCGGCTGCGAGTGGGGGAAGGGCGCAGCGCCGCCGACTACATCGATCTGCTCGCCGCGCGCGAGCGCTTCGTGCGCGACGCGCGAGCCAGGCTCGCAAGGTTCGACGCATGGCTGATGCCGACGGTTGCGATCGTGCCGCCTGCACTCGCCGACGTCGAACACGACGAGGCTTTCTTTGCCACGAACGCGAAAGTGCTGCGCAATCCCAGTGTCGTGAACTTCATGGATGGTTGCGCGCTGACGCTGCCTTGCCATCACGAAGACGAACTGCCGGTCGGTTTGTCGATCTGCGGGCCGGCGCTCGCCGACGCCTCGATTCTCGCGATCGCGCGCAGCGTCGAAGCGTTGTTGCGGACCGGCGCGCCGGTCGTCCCAGTCGTGCCGGCATAA
- a CDS encoding DUF2848 domain-containing protein produces the protein MKKVTCEVEGGVSREAMEVTANRLVIAGWAGRDSAEVEHHIRELEAIGVRRPSTVPCFYEVAPSLLTTSERIEVIGEHSSGEVEVVLVQSEAEGLLVGIGSDHTDRKVEGYDVAVSKQMCAKPIGRTLWRFAEVAVHWDALIARSWRVDSNGARTLYQEGTLARLMHPDALIRRAFGATSMLADTVLFCGTQPVLGALTFARGYELELHDPVLGRSLRHRYSVDALAHTE, from the coding sequence ATGAAGAAAGTGACATGCGAAGTCGAAGGCGGCGTATCGAGGGAAGCGATGGAAGTGACGGCGAACCGGCTCGTGATCGCGGGCTGGGCCGGTCGCGATAGCGCCGAGGTCGAGCATCATATCCGCGAGCTGGAAGCGATTGGTGTGCGCCGGCCGTCGACGGTGCCGTGCTTCTACGAGGTCGCGCCTTCGTTGCTGACGACGTCGGAGCGCATCGAGGTGATCGGCGAGCATTCGTCGGGTGAGGTCGAAGTCGTGCTCGTGCAATCGGAAGCGGAGGGCTTGCTGGTCGGCATCGGCTCCGATCACACGGACCGCAAGGTCGAAGGCTACGACGTGGCGGTGTCGAAGCAGATGTGCGCGAAGCCCATCGGGCGGACGCTCTGGCGTTTTGCCGAAGTGGCGGTGCATTGGGATGCGCTGATCGCGCGCAGCTGGCGTGTCGATTCGAATGGCGCGCGCACGCTCTATCAAGAAGGCACGCTCGCGCGGCTGATGCATCCGGACGCGTTGATTCGCCGCGCGTTTGGCGCGACGTCGATGTTGGCGGACACGGTGCTCTTTTGCGGCACCCAACCCGTGCTCGGTGCGTTGACGTTCGCGCGTGGCTATGAACTCGAGCTGCACGATCCCGTGCTCGGGCGCAGCCTTCGCCATCGCTATTCGGTCGATGCGCTCGCGCATACGGAGTGA